One Helianthus annuus cultivar XRQ/B chromosome 12, HanXRQr2.0-SUNRISE, whole genome shotgun sequence genomic region harbors:
- the LOC110893526 gene encoding uncharacterized mitochondrial protein AtMg00810-like, translating to MCNEFERVMQEKFEMSAMGEMNFFLGLQVHQSEKGIFIHQTKYVGDILKRFQMEDSKPTGTPLAQNHGITPDGTGEHVEPSLYRAMIRSLMYVTASRPDIMYPTCLLARYQCNLKVSHMMAVKRIFRYLKGCPETGLWYPKDDNFDLIHLVILIMAAARLMQSQHQRDASFWGII from the coding sequence ATGTGCAATGAATTCGAGCGGGTGATGCAAgagaagttcgagatgagtgctatgggagaaatgaatttctttttgggttTGCAGGTTCATCAGTCTGAGAAAGGGATCTTCATTCATCAGACAAAGTACGTTGGGGATATCTTAAAACGATTTCAGATGGAAGACTCGAAGCCTACGGGAACTCCTCTAGCtcagaatcatggaattactcctGACGGTACCGGTGAACATGTGGAACCTTCTCTCTATCGTGCTATGATCAGATCTCTCATGTATGTTACCGCTTCAAGGCCCGATATTATGTATCCAACATGTCTTCTTGCTCGTTACCAGTGTAATCTGAAGGTTTCTCATATGATGGCTGTTAagaggatttttcgttatctgaagggttgtcCAGAGACCGGTCTATGgtatcctaaggatgataacttcgatttGATACATTTagtgattctgatcatggcggCTGCAAGATTGATGCAAAGTCAACATCAGCGGGATGCCAGTTTTTGGGGAATCATCTAG